One window of Papaver somniferum cultivar HN1 chromosome 9, ASM357369v1, whole genome shotgun sequence genomic DNA carries:
- the LOC113313181 gene encoding CTD small phosphatase-like protein isoform X2 — translation MAELAQQTSTSTDVYTTGTPSSGGSKNNTVWRGLLNWLSFFFQVFIQLLKGTPSFTTKFLSFTHFRHRFLLSSSPSLDSSPSFSPLPVVDEVELDHLESPPSHLNTPTTNNNNKDDEGIGKFTVVLDLDETLVSAYETSSLPASIIDQAKEAGLMCFELECVSVEKDYDGKPKVNHVTVFERPNLKEFLKQISEFADLILFTAGLEGYAKPLVDIIDTGNLFKLRLYRPSTCSTEYREHVKDLSCLSKDLSRTVIVDNNPFSFLLQPLNGIPCVPFVAGQPRDDQLLEVLLPLLKHLSLQKDVRPVLYERFHMPEWFEKHGIPACNWTYNSVS, via the exons ATGGCAGAGTTGGCGCAGCAAACCAGTACTAGTACAGATGTGTACACAACTGGAACACCTAGCAGTGGTGGTAGTAAAAACAACACAGTATGGAGAGGTTTGTTAAATTGGTTGAGTTTTTTCTTCCAAGTGTTCATTCAATTGCTCAAAGGGACACCATCTTTTACAACTAAGTTTCTTTCGTTTACTCATTTCCGCCAtagatttcttctttcttcttctccttctttggattcttctccttctttctctcctttgcctgttgttgatgaagttgaacTCGACCATCTTGAGTCACCACCTTCTCATCTCAATACCCCCACCACCAATAACAATAACAAAGATGATGAGGGCATTGGAAAATTCACG GTAGTTCTTGATTTAGATGAGACATTGGTGTCTGCGTACGAAACATCGAGTTTACCTGCTTCGATTATTGACCAAGCGAAAGAAGCTGGATTGATGTGTTTTGAACTGGAATGTGTATCTGTGGAAAAG GATTATGATGGAAAACCGAAGGTGAATCATGTGACGGTGTTTGAGCGTCCGAATCTGAAAGAATTCTTGAAGCAGATAAGTGAATTTGCAGATCTTATACTCTTCACTGCTGGACTTGAAG GGTATGCGAAACCGCTtgttgatataattgacaccGGAAATCTATTTAAGCTTCGACTTTACCGGCCTTCGACATGTAGCAC GGAGTACAGGGAGCACGTTAAAGATCTATCTTGCCTTTCAAAAGACCTCAGTCGAACAGTTATTGTAGATAACAACCCTTTCAGTTTCTTGTTACAACCACTCAACGGAATTCCATGTGTTCCGTTTGTTGCAGGACAGCCTAGGGATGATCAG CTTTTGGAGGTACTTCTTCCTCTTTTAAAGCACCTCTCTCTGCAAAAGGATGTACGACCCGTACTGTATGAAAGATTTCACATGCCTGAATGGTTCGAAAAACATGGAATCCCAGCATGCAATTGGACATACAATTCTGTTTCTTAA
- the LOC113313181 gene encoding CTD small phosphatase-like protein isoform X1: MAELAQQTSTSTDVYTTGTPSSGGSKNNTVWRGLLNWLSFFFQVFIQLLKGTPSFTTKFLSFTHFRHRFLLSSSPSLDSSPSFSPLPVVDEVELDHLESPPSHLNTPTTNNNNKDDEGIGKFTVVLDLDETLVSAYETSSLPASIIDQAKEAGLMCFELECVSVEKVNCFELKDYDGKPKVNHVTVFERPNLKEFLKQISEFADLILFTAGLEGYAKPLVDIIDTGNLFKLRLYRPSTCSTEYREHVKDLSCLSKDLSRTVIVDNNPFSFLLQPLNGIPCVPFVAGQPRDDQLLEVLLPLLKHLSLQKDVRPVLYERFHMPEWFEKHGIPACNWTYNSVS; encoded by the exons ATGGCAGAGTTGGCGCAGCAAACCAGTACTAGTACAGATGTGTACACAACTGGAACACCTAGCAGTGGTGGTAGTAAAAACAACACAGTATGGAGAGGTTTGTTAAATTGGTTGAGTTTTTTCTTCCAAGTGTTCATTCAATTGCTCAAAGGGACACCATCTTTTACAACTAAGTTTCTTTCGTTTACTCATTTCCGCCAtagatttcttctttcttcttctccttctttggattcttctccttctttctctcctttgcctgttgttgatgaagttgaacTCGACCATCTTGAGTCACCACCTTCTCATCTCAATACCCCCACCACCAATAACAATAACAAAGATGATGAGGGCATTGGAAAATTCACG GTAGTTCTTGATTTAGATGAGACATTGGTGTCTGCGTACGAAACATCGAGTTTACCTGCTTCGATTATTGACCAAGCGAAAGAAGCTGGATTGATGTGTTTTGAACTGGAATGTGTATCTGTGGAAAAG GTTAATTGTTTCGAGTTGAAGGATTATGATGGAAAACCGAAGGTGAATCATGTGACGGTGTTTGAGCGTCCGAATCTGAAAGAATTCTTGAAGCAGATAAGTGAATTTGCAGATCTTATACTCTTCACTGCTGGACTTGAAG GGTATGCGAAACCGCTtgttgatataattgacaccGGAAATCTATTTAAGCTTCGACTTTACCGGCCTTCGACATGTAGCAC GGAGTACAGGGAGCACGTTAAAGATCTATCTTGCCTTTCAAAAGACCTCAGTCGAACAGTTATTGTAGATAACAACCCTTTCAGTTTCTTGTTACAACCACTCAACGGAATTCCATGTGTTCCGTTTGTTGCAGGACAGCCTAGGGATGATCAG CTTTTGGAGGTACTTCTTCCTCTTTTAAAGCACCTCTCTCTGCAAAAGGATGTACGACCCGTACTGTATGAAAGATTTCACATGCCTGAATGGTTCGAAAAACATGGAATCCCAGCATGCAATTGGACATACAATTCTGTTTCTTAA
- the LOC113312963 gene encoding calcium-dependent protein kinase 32-like: protein MDLENGKNKQFLEGDSETPREICDGKYLVGCEIGRGGFGIVYRCIDKETNQAYACKCILLEDDEIGDNDDGDDGVDDDIQEVYVMRNIRHPNIVGLKDVHVAKESIQIVMELCEGGNLYDRMAARGPFLERTAANLFKTVVQVIDELHRHGIMHRDMKPQNLLLVDENEDSVLKVSDFGLSVCFEYGEKFDEVVGDIHYLAPEIINKNYGPEADIWSAGVILYTMLSGYNPWSAHTYEDTGRLILKGELDLSTYPWPKISKSGKKLIRKVLVHDPSKRLTAQQILVHPWLRTNANN, encoded by the coding sequence ATGGATTTGGAAAACGGCAAAAACAAGCAGTTTTTGGAAGGTGATAGCGAGACACCAAGAGAAATTTGTGACGGGAAGTACCTGGTGGGTTGTGAAATTGGCAGAGGAGGATTTGGGATCGTCTACCGTTGCATAGATAAAGAAACTAACCAAGCTTATGCCTGTAAATGTATCCTGCTGGAAGACGACGAAATTGGTGACAATGATGATGGCGATGATGGTGTAGACGATGATATTCAAGAGGTATATGTTATGAGGAACATTCGTCATCCAAATATTGTTGGACTGAAAGATGTTCATGTAGCAAAAGAATCAATACAGATAGTAATGGAGCTATGCGAAGGCGGGAATCTTTACGATCGGATGGCAGCACGAGGCCCTTTTCTGGAACGCACAGCTGCAAATCTTTTCAAGACTGTTGTACAAGTAATCGACGAGTTGCACAGGCATGGGATTATGCACAGAGATATGAAACCACAGAATCTCCTGCTGGTCGATGAAAATGAAGATTCTGTTCTTAAAGTGTCTGATTTTGGACTTTCAGTTTGTTTCGAATACGGGGAGAAGTTTGATGAGGTAGTTGGAGACATTCATTATCTTGCTCCTGAGATTATCAATAAAAATTATGGACCAGAGGCCGATATATGGAGTGCGGGAGTGATTCTGTATACCATGTTAAGTGGGTACAATCCATGGTCTGCACACACTTACGAAGATACTGGGAGACTGATTCTTAAAGGGGAGTTGGATTTGAGCACATATCCATGGCCAAAGATTTCTAAGAGCGGGAAAAAACTTATCAGGAAAGTGCTAGTGCATGACCCAAGTAAGCGTTTAACTGCTCAACAGATTCTTGTTCATCCATGGTTACGAACAAATGCAAACAATTGA